From Allofrancisella guangzhouensis, a single genomic window includes:
- a CDS encoding lipopolysaccharide biosynthesis protein, whose protein sequence is MLKRIFSNHILSKSLLTMFVQALGQGCAFITAILLARHLNINEYGYYIFGVTVATILAVIATMGAGGILARTWGKSDLFTYQRDKETFLVQNWYFKRGILIILAVISLIFSYSHFKDSVNYIEIFALLFTIPFFIANILQSFFVAKRVVVLANLLQLGLRIIMLLITLYFIVWHINATVTLVSNMAAFMFIYIALVWLIQLKKYSFKNSKPSGSNLSFALMQWGLLLLSQIDILILKGISDTKSIALFGVALQLSALVSFVLNAVNANILSQIADDYKNCSLIEFQKRVTSYTKIIFFLSIFAIVVLLVCGYPITLLYGEQYTISYFIFSILMIGQIINVLSGCVATILNMAGYEKKTCIAFYIALLINIVLGIIFTKIWGVYGLAAASSLSMTYWNIHLLYQVVTKIKINPTIFIKIEKHLT, encoded by the coding sequence TTGCTAAAAAGAATTTTTTCTAATCATATACTATCAAAATCATTATTGACGATGTTTGTCCAAGCTCTTGGACAAGGTTGTGCTTTTATTACCGCTATACTTTTAGCTAGGCACCTTAATATTAATGAATATGGATACTATATATTTGGAGTAACAGTTGCAACAATTTTAGCTGTAATAGCAACTATGGGCGCTGGTGGAATACTAGCACGTACATGGGGTAAATCTGATCTATTTACTTACCAAAGAGATAAAGAAACTTTTCTAGTACAAAACTGGTATTTTAAAAGAGGTATATTAATTATACTCGCTGTCATTTCATTAATATTTTCTTATAGTCACTTTAAGGATTCTGTTAACTACATTGAGATATTTGCGTTACTTTTTACTATTCCATTTTTTATAGCTAACATTTTACAGTCTTTTTTTGTTGCAAAGAGAGTCGTAGTTTTGGCAAATCTACTACAACTTGGTTTACGTATAATTATGCTATTGATAACTCTTTATTTTATCGTTTGGCATATAAATGCTACTGTAACTTTAGTCTCTAATATGGCAGCTTTTATGTTTATATATATAGCTCTAGTATGGCTAATCCAGCTTAAAAAATACTCCTTTAAAAACTCTAAACCTAGTGGCAGTAACCTATCATTTGCACTCATGCAATGGGGACTTTTACTTCTATCTCAAATAGATATTTTGATATTAAAAGGGATATCAGACACTAAAAGTATAGCTTTATTTGGTGTAGCCTTACAGTTAAGTGCTTTAGTAAGTTTTGTGCTAAATGCTGTAAATGCAAATATCCTTTCACAGATTGCCGATGATTATAAAAACTGTTCTCTCATAGAATTTCAAAAACGCGTAACATCATATACAAAGATTATTTTCTTTTTATCAATTTTTGCAATAGTAGTGCTTTTGGTATGTGGCTACCCTATTACGTTATTATATGGTGAGCAATATACTATTTCTTATTTCATTTTCTCAATCTTAATGATAGGACAAATAATAAATGTATTGTCTGGGTGCGTTGCTACTATTCTAAATATGGCAGGGTATGAGAAAAAAACTTGTATAGCTTTTTATATTGCTTTACTCATAAATATAGTTTTAGGGATTATATTTACGAAAATTTGGGGAGTATATGGCTTAGCTGCAGCTTCTAGCTTATCCATGACATATTGGAATATACATCTACTATATCAAGTAGTTACAAAGATCAAAATTAACCCGACTATATTCATAAAGATAGAAAAACACCTAACTTAG
- the cydD gene encoding heme ABC transporter permease/ATP-binding protein CydD, with product MQSSAVSKQDKKSARKWLNEISLPAKLWIKLTVIISFVSGLLLIGQLYLLAHISYDAYLQKQSFDQLKIYFFVIVIIVVFRASLSWLREIVSYKAAIIVKKQLREDIIAHINKLGPIGVSQTSNANIISSAMEQVEGLTGFLTKFLPQVTSSGLLPLAILAFIFPQSFVAGIILLICAPLIPLFMVIVGLGAESESQKHFKSLTRMSLIFLDTLKGLTTLKLFNKSKSQSDKIFQASDSYRIRTMKVLKIAFLSSAVLELFAAASIALVAIYLGMGFINAGAGNNIWWSLHNLNLQGALFILLLAPEFFMPLRELSTHYHAKAEAVGAAVEIAKIFDMQPHSQTKDIELVDTIKTIDIQNLTVKYGDRIAIDNISLGIHNKQKIAIVGASGAGKTTLINTILGFIGYQGNIIINGSIELKEIQEKSWLKNISWLGQNASLFKGSIKDNLTLANNKASDKELAKAIDQASLGNFMKSLPNGLETQIGEQNLGVSGGQAQRLALARAYLKPHNLLILDEPTASLDKDTETKVIESLKSNWQDKTVIMLTHKLSFLECVDKIYVLDNGKLIQQGTFKELVEKESGEFYNFYKNEVTI from the coding sequence ATGCAAAGCTCAGCAGTATCAAAACAGGATAAAAAATCAGCTCGCAAATGGTTAAATGAAATATCTTTACCTGCAAAATTATGGATAAAATTAACTGTAATCATAAGCTTTGTTAGTGGTTTACTACTTATCGGACAACTCTATCTATTGGCTCATATTTCATATGATGCTTATTTACAAAAACAGTCTTTTGATCAGTTAAAAATATATTTTTTTGTTATAGTCATAATAGTAGTTTTTAGAGCTAGTTTAAGTTGGTTACGTGAAATAGTAAGCTACAAAGCTGCCATTATTGTAAAAAAACAACTCCGTGAAGATATAATAGCTCATATTAATAAACTTGGACCTATTGGTGTTAGCCAAACATCAAATGCTAATATTATCAGTAGTGCTATGGAACAAGTTGAAGGCTTAACAGGCTTTCTAACTAAATTTTTACCACAAGTAACCTCATCTGGTCTATTACCATTAGCTATTTTAGCTTTTATATTTCCACAAAGTTTTGTAGCTGGAATTATCTTATTAATTTGTGCTCCTTTGATACCACTATTTATGGTAATTGTTGGACTAGGAGCTGAGTCTGAAAGCCAAAAACACTTTAAAAGTTTAACTCGCATGAGTCTGATATTTTTAGATACTTTAAAAGGCTTAACAACTTTAAAACTTTTTAATAAAAGTAAATCCCAAAGTGACAAGATTTTCCAAGCTTCAGATAGTTATAGAATCCGTACTATGAAAGTCTTAAAGATTGCTTTTTTATCATCTGCTGTCTTAGAGCTATTTGCAGCTGCATCTATAGCATTAGTAGCAATATACTTAGGTATGGGTTTTATAAACGCTGGAGCTGGTAATAATATCTGGTGGTCTTTGCATAACTTAAACCTTCAGGGTGCTTTGTTTATACTTTTACTTGCTCCTGAATTTTTTATGCCATTGCGTGAACTAAGCACTCATTATCATGCAAAAGCTGAAGCTGTTGGAGCAGCTGTAGAAATAGCAAAAATATTTGATATGCAGCCACACTCTCAAACTAAAGATATAGAACTAGTAGACACTATAAAAACTATCGATATACAAAATTTAACAGTAAAATACGGTGATAGAATTGCTATTGATAATATATCTTTAGGAATACACAACAAACAAAAAATTGCTATAGTTGGAGCTAGTGGTGCTGGTAAGACTACACTTATTAATACAATTCTTGGCTTTATAGGATACCAGGGAAATATAATTATTAATGGTTCTATAGAGCTTAAAGAGATACAAGAAAAATCTTGGCTTAAAAATATTTCTTGGCTAGGTCAAAATGCTTCTTTATTTAAAGGCTCAATCAAAGATAATCTAACCCTTGCAAATAATAAAGCTTCAGATAAAGAGTTAGCCAAGGCTATAGATCAGGCAAGTTTAGGTAATTTTATGAAATCATTACCTAATGGACTTGAAACTCAAATAGGTGAACAAAACCTTGGTGTATCGGGTGGACAAGCTCAACGATTAGCTCTAGCAAGAGCATACTTAAAACCACACAATCTTTTAATCCTTGATGAGCCAACAGCCAGTCTAGATAAAGATACTGAAACTAAAGTCATAGAGTCATTAAAATCTAACTGGCAAGATAAAACTGTTATTATGCTAACTCATAAACTAAGCTTTCTTGAGTGTGTAGACAAAATTTATGTATTAGACAATGGCAAGCTTATTCAGCAAGGAACTTTTAAAGAATTAGTTGAAAAAGAAAGTGGAGAGTTTTACAACTTTTATAAAAATGAGGTGACTATATGA
- the cydC gene encoding heme ABC transporter ATP-binding protein/permease CydC produces MRDLIPFIKLFKNQSKWMLLGTLLAWSTILMGIGLMSLSGWFISYTGYLATTTYAIATSFNYFYPAAGVRTFSLGRIVSRYGERILTHEATFKIITDICVWFYQKLEPLAPSHLYKYKSGDLLTRLVNDITALDNLYIRILSPTIVFVLATFVIALLFSFFSFTLAIFTALALLFIGFIIPLFNSVLAFKKSHSLNNKSGELKIDTVEHVNSLAELKIFDLENKHFEKIKQHNLELLQQEAKLSIISGFGSALMTLALGLIIVMVTIFAVKLTNEGSINGAFIALIFLAIMAMFESIMPLPLAYQYLGKTLSAAKRILNITDSKPDINYLSEYKPINNYDIKFDQVSFGYNDDQQIFNNFSLEIKTGEKIALFAPTGNGKSTLINLLARFWDVKQGSLSIGETSIKKISEDQLRNLMTVINQSPHIFNSTIRENLLLAKDNATDDELYQALENVLLADYVKSLPKGLDTWTGELGKHLSGGQQKRLALARAFLQDKPIIILDEPTEGLDKETEKVVFNNLCKLIKNKTVIFITHNIKLLESFDKVVKL; encoded by the coding sequence ATGAGAGATCTAATACCTTTTATAAAACTCTTTAAAAATCAATCCAAATGGATGCTTTTAGGAACTCTATTAGCATGGTCGACTATACTGATGGGTATTGGACTTATGTCTTTATCAGGTTGGTTTATATCATATACAGGATACCTAGCTACAACTACCTATGCTATAGCAACTTCTTTTAATTATTTTTATCCTGCTGCTGGAGTGAGAACATTTTCCCTAGGTAGGATTGTTAGTAGATATGGTGAAAGAATACTTACTCATGAAGCTACATTCAAAATCATCACAGATATATGTGTATGGTTTTATCAAAAGCTTGAACCTCTTGCACCGTCACATTTATACAAGTATAAAAGTGGTGATTTACTAACTAGATTAGTAAATGATATTACAGCTTTGGATAATCTATATATTCGCATACTTTCACCAACTATTGTTTTTGTATTAGCAACTTTTGTCATAGCTTTATTGTTTAGCTTTTTTAGTTTTACCTTAGCTATTTTTACAGCCTTAGCTTTATTATTCATTGGTTTTATAATACCTTTATTTAACAGCGTTTTAGCTTTTAAAAAATCACATTCTTTAAATAACAAAAGTGGTGAATTAAAAATTGATACAGTTGAACACGTTAACTCCCTGGCTGAATTAAAAATATTTGACTTAGAAAATAAACATTTTGAGAAGATAAAACAACATAACCTAGAGTTATTACAACAAGAAGCTAAGCTAAGTATTATTAGCGGTTTTGGTAGTGCTCTTATGACTTTAGCTCTTGGTTTAATTATAGTCATGGTGACAATATTTGCAGTTAAATTAACAAATGAAGGTTCAATAAATGGAGCTTTTATTGCCCTAATATTTTTAGCTATTATGGCGATGTTTGAATCAATTATGCCTTTACCACTTGCATATCAATATCTTGGAAAAACCCTCTCTGCAGCTAAAAGGATTTTAAATATTACAGACTCAAAGCCAGATATTAACTACTTAAGTGAATATAAACCCATAAATAACTATGATATAAAATTTGATCAAGTGTCATTTGGCTACAACGATGATCAGCAGATATTTAATAATTTCTCTCTTGAAATAAAAACTGGTGAAAAGATAGCTTTATTTGCCCCAACAGGCAATGGTAAATCTACCCTTATAAATCTTCTAGCAAGATTTTGGGATGTCAAACAAGGCAGTCTATCTATAGGTGAAACAAGTATCAAAAAAATTAGCGAAGATCAGCTAAGAAACCTAATGACTGTCATAAATCAATCCCCACATATCTTTAACTCTACTATTAGAGAAAACTTGCTACTAGCAAAAGATAACGCTACAGATGATGAACTTTACCAAGCTTTGGAAAACGTTTTATTAGCTGATTATGTAAAATCTTTACCAAAAGGTTTAGATACTTGGACAGGTGAGCTTGGCAAGCACCTTTCAGGAGGACAACAAAAACGCCTTGCCCTAGCACGAGCTTTTTTACAAGATAAACCTATCATAATCTTAGACGAGCCAACTGAAGGCTTAGATAAAGAAACTGAAAAAGTTGTTTTTAATAACTTATGTAAACTAATAAAAAATAAGACGGTTATTTTTATCACTCATAATATTAAGCTACTAGAAAGTTTTGATAAGGTGGTTAAACTATAA
- the dctA gene encoding C4-dicarboxylate transporter DctA, translated as MKIFRHLYTQVLIGIFIGVIVGIFAPSIAVALKPLADVFIKLIKLMIAPIIFLTLVSGIAAMKDLKAVGKIGGVALLYFFTTTAVALTIGMVVANIFKPGVGLNINPNSLDINNAKAYMGNVEHVEGLKGFLMNIIPNSFVGAFSNGDILQVLFVSILFAAGLILYGDKGQPILEGIQSLAKVFFKMIHIVMYYSPLAAFAAMGYTVGMYGASALLGLLGLLLCFYITCLLFLLVFLGLVLRLYCKISIFRLLNYIKTEIFIVLGTSSSESVLPNLMEKLEQVGCDRSIVSLVVPTGYSFNLDGTAIYLSLAAIFIAQALGVDLTLQQQIFMLMIMIISSKGAAGVTGSGFIILATTLSALGVVPVSGIVIILGIDRFMSEGRSITNMIGNAVGTIIISKCQGKLDVKQAKVALKY; from the coding sequence ATGAAAATATTTCGTCATTTATATACACAGGTTTTAATTGGTATTTTTATAGGAGTTATAGTAGGAATTTTTGCACCAAGTATAGCTGTTGCTCTTAAGCCATTGGCTGATGTTTTTATCAAGCTTATTAAGCTTATGATCGCACCTATTATATTTCTAACTTTGGTTTCTGGCATTGCTGCTATGAAAGATCTAAAAGCAGTTGGTAAGATAGGTGGAGTGGCACTATTATATTTCTTTACAACTACCGCGGTTGCTTTAACAATAGGTATGGTTGTAGCAAATATATTTAAACCTGGTGTTGGTTTAAATATAAATCCTAACTCTCTAGATATAAATAATGCTAAAGCTTATATGGGCAATGTTGAACATGTTGAAGGTCTGAAAGGTTTCCTTATGAATATAATACCTAACTCTTTTGTTGGGGCGTTTAGTAATGGAGATATTCTTCAGGTATTATTTGTATCTATATTGTTTGCAGCTGGTCTTATACTTTATGGAGATAAAGGACAACCAATCTTAGAGGGTATCCAGTCACTAGCAAAAGTGTTTTTTAAAATGATCCATATAGTAATGTATTATTCACCATTAGCAGCTTTTGCAGCTATGGGTTATACCGTGGGGATGTATGGAGCTAGTGCATTGCTTGGGCTATTAGGGTTACTACTTTGTTTTTATATTACTTGTTTATTATTTTTATTGGTGTTTTTAGGTTTAGTATTACGACTTTATTGTAAAATTAGCATATTTAGGTTATTAAATTATATAAAGACAGAAATTTTCATAGTACTCGGCACATCATCATCTGAAAGTGTACTACCTAATCTAATGGAGAAATTAGAACAGGTAGGTTGTGATAGATCGATAGTAAGTTTAGTTGTCCCTACTGGATATTCGTTTAACCTTGATGGTACAGCTATATATTTGTCATTAGCAGCTATTTTCATAGCACAAGCTTTAGGTGTGGATCTTACATTACAGCAACAAATATTTATGTTAATGATTATGATTATTAGCTCTAAAGGAGCAGCAGGTGTGACAGGTAGTGGTTTTATAATACTAGCAACAACTTTAAGCGCTTTAGGAGTTGTTCCTGTATCTGGTATAGTAATTATATTAGGTATAGATAGATTTATGTCAGAAGGACGATCTATTACCAATATGATAGGTAATGCTGTAGGTACGATCATTATATCAAAATGCCAAGGTAAGCTTGACGTTAAGCAGGCAAAAGTAGCTTTGAAATATTAG
- a CDS encoding RidA family protein → MQKNKINTVNAPQAIGAYEQAIVVGNFVYTSGQIGLKPDSNLISKCIKEQTTQVMENLKAVLEAAGSRLDKLVKVTIFIKDMNEFSVINEVYSSFLGSNYPARSCVEVSRLPKDVKIEIEAIAIL, encoded by the coding sequence ATTAATACAGTTAACGCCCCGCAAGCAATAGGAGCTTATGAGCAAGCGATTGTTGTAGGAAATTTTGTTTATACTTCGGGGCAGATAGGTTTAAAACCAGATAGTAATTTAATTAGTAAATGTATAAAAGAGCAAACAACCCAAGTTATGGAAAACTTAAAAGCTGTATTAGAAGCAGCTGGCTCACGTTTAGATAAATTAGTAAAAGTTACTATTTTTATAAAAGATATGAATGAGTTTAGTGTTATTAATGAAGTTTATAGCTCATTTCTGGGTAGTAATTACCCAGCTCGATCATGTGTGGAAGTATCAAGACTACCAAAAGATGTAAAAATTGAGATCGAAGCAATAGCTATACTTTGA